Proteins encoded in a region of the Capra hircus breed San Clemente chromosome 3, ASM170441v1, whole genome shotgun sequence genome:
- the PLEKHO1 gene encoding pleckstrin homology domain-containing family O member 1 isoform X1, whose translation MAVASTSTSDGMLTLDLIQEEDPSPEEPTSCAESFRVDLDKSVAQLAGSRRRADSDRIQPSSDRASGLPRLWEKPDKGATYTPQAPKKLTATEKSRCASLEEILSQRDAAPAHTLQRRSEDAPTPIPHPPGQLSRIQDLVARKLEKTQELLAEVQGLGDGKRKAKEPPRSPPDSESEQLLLETERLLGEASSNWSQAKRVLQEVRELRDLYRQMDLQTPDSHLRQTTQHSQYRKSLM comes from the exons ATGGCTGTG gctTCAACCTCTACCTCAGATGGGATGCTGACCTTGGACCTGATCCAGGAGGAAGACCCTTCCCCTGAGGAGCCAACCTCCTGTGCTGAGAGCTTCCGGGTCGACCTGGATAAGTCTGTGGCCCAGCTAGCAGGCAGCCGGCGGAGAGCAGACTCAGACCGTATCCAGCCCTCCTCGGACCGGGCAAGCGGCCTTCCCCGACTTTGGGAAAAGCCAGACAAGGGGGCCACCTACACCCCACAGGCACCCAAGAAGTTGACCGCCACAGAAAAAAGCCGTTGTGCCTCCCTGGAGGAGATCTTGTCTCAGCGGGACGCTGCGCCAGCCCACACCCTCCAACGACGGTCCGAGGACGCCCCAACCCCCATCCCACACCCCCCGGGGCAGCTGTCCCGAATCCAGGACCTGGTAGCCAGGAAACTGGAGAAGACTCAGGAGCTGCTGGCAGAGGTTCAGGGACTGGGAGACGGGAAGCGAAAGGCCAAGGAGCCCCCTCGGTCTCCTCCCGATTCTGAGTCAGAGCAGCTGTTGCTGGAGACAGAGCGGCTGCTGGGAGAGGCATCGTCGAATTGGAGCCAGGCGAAGAGGGTGCTGCAGGAGGTCAGGGAGCTGAGGGACCTGTACAGACAGATGGACCTGCAGACCCCCGACTCCCACCTCAGACAGACCACCCAGCACAGTCAGTACCGGAAGAGCCTGATGTGA